The Saccopteryx leptura isolate mSacLep1 chromosome 2, mSacLep1_pri_phased_curated, whole genome shotgun sequence genome has a window encoding:
- the LOC136392016 gene encoding membrane cofactor protein-like, protein MWSKGPFRDIYQPGDRVEYECRLGYKPIIPTRSTTAVCQADNTWTPLQEACTVVQCPEPVVKNGRIVSIIGTKYSFRTRVTFRCVKGFLLEGSRTIVCVANSDWVPGLPNCTEGVMPAVPDTTPVSSKPGVMPAVPDTTPVSSKPGPVTLYSIHIVNNAIR, encoded by the exons ATGTGGAGTAAAGGTCCTTTCCGAGACATTTATCAACCTGGGGACAGAGTAGAATATGAGTGTCGCCTAGGATACAAGCCGATCATCCCTACTCGCTCCACTACTGCTGTTTGTCAGGCTGATAACACGTGGACACCCCTCCAGGAGGCCTGTACAG TGGTCCAATGTCCGGAACCAGTAGTCAAGAATGGAAGAATTGTGTCAATAATTGGAACAAAATATTCCTTCAGAACGAGGGTTACATTTCGATGCGTGAAGGGATTTCTCCTTGAAGGCAGCAGAACTATTGTGTGTGTAGCTAACAGTGATTGGGTGCCTGGGCTGCCAAATTGTACCGAAG GAGTTATGCCTGCTGTTCCAGACACAACTCCAGTTTCAAGCAAACCAG GAGTTATGCCTGCTGTTCCAGACACAACTCCAGTTTCAAGCAAACCAGGTCCAGTAACtctttattctattcatattgttAATAATGCCATAAGGTGA